The genomic region CCTTGAATTACAAGGTTCCCATTGGGAAGCACCTGCACCACTCTGGCGGTAATAGTGGCCACAATGTTGGTGGCACGCGAAAGCTGGCCCTGACCATCTGTAGAGGTGTTAATGCCCCCACTAAACATGGGATCTGCCTGGAAGCGGCGATTACTTTCCTCGAGGGCTTTTTCAAAGCCAAGCATAGCCTTGACCCCGGCGTTAGCTTCAGATTTCCTAGCAATTTTGTTGCTCACCTTGCTTGAACTCTGGTAGTTCTCAAGGATTTTAACGGTGATAACGTCTCCTACCCGCCGGGCCCGGTGGTCTTCAAAGAAAAAACTCTGGTTCCCGGCATAAAGTGATCCTTCTTTGGGCTTCTCTTGTTTGGAGACAGGCACGTAAACTTTAGGTGGCGGTGGTGGCTCTATGGCCACATTCTTGGGCGGCCCACAGGCCGAAAGCCCTAAAACCAAAAGCAGCGCACTCAAAATCGTCAATTTTTTGACCATTAGAACTTCACCTCCACGGTGCCCGCGTCAACCACCTGGGCAAAAATTTCTCTTTTGCTGGAAAGATTGCGCACCCGGATTATTTCTCCCGGGCAGCCATCCTGACGAGCTTCTCCCAGAGCAGTAACAGTAAAATTTGGCCCCTTGGCCACAATGCGGACTATTTTTCCGCGCTTAACCACCGGGGGAACCTCAAGGGCGTAAGCCCTGATAACCTGCCCCGGCCGCACACTCACTTTTAGCCTTTTACCAAGGGCATCAGCCAGGGAAGTAAGTGCATCTTGAGGCAGACGGCTCACCGGCCGCTTCTCAAGGGCCACGTCAACAGCGTCAATGACCTCGTGCCGACCAAGAGGCCTTTTAGCCACGAGCACCGGCACATAGGCCTCCACAAAGCCCATCACCCGCACCCGAGCAATAACCCTTTCTTTTCGGTAAAAATCAACAAGCATGGTGTTTAACCCGAGCTTCGGACGGCCTTTTAGACGAACAACAGAAGAGGTTCCATCTGGAAGCTCAACGCGCTCTGGCTCAACGATGAGCCTTTCAAGCTTGATTTCGCCTTTAACCCAGGTAAGCCTTTCGGAGACTTCTTTCAAAAAAAGCTTATGGAAAAAGGCCTGGTCATAAGTTTTGGCCCAGAGGTTAGGGGTCATGAAAAAAAACGTCAAAATTATGACAGGTAAAACTTTTCTCATAGCCCTTTACCGTTTCACGTTATTGGCCATTTCAAGAAGGCTGTCGGCAGTTTGTATGGTCTTGGAGTTGGCTTCATAAGCCCGCTGGGTAACAATCATCTGGACCATCTCTTCCACCACGTCCACGTTTGACATTTCAAGATAGCCCTGAGCAATGGTGCCAAAGCCTTCAGAGCCGGGGGTGCCTTCAATTACATCGCCGGCAGCGTCGGTGGCCTGCAAAAGGTTTCGGCCCATAGCATAAAGGCCGGCTGGATTCGGGAAGTCATAAAGAAGGATCTGGCCAAGATTCTGGGTGGTGCCATCGCCCATGACCGCGGTCACCTGGCCGTCTTGCGTTATTTCAAGGCGCACCGTGCCCTGAGGGACGGTAATCTCTGGCTGGAGTTTGTAACCATCAGGGGTGACGATGTAGCCGTCGCGGTCAATCTTAAATTGCCCGGCCCGGGTATAAAACTCCTCACCGTTAACGATAACTTTGAAAAAGCCTCGGCCCTCTATGGCGAGATCTAGCTCGTTGTTAGTCTGTTCGTATTCACCCTGGGTAAAGATTTTTTCCACGGAAACTGGGCGTACCCCAAGGCCTATCTCCATGCCCACCGGCACCTGTGAACCCTCGCCGTTTAAGGCGCCGGCAAGCTTAAGCTTCTGATACATGAGGTCCTGAAAATCAGGACGACTTTTCTTAAACCCGGCGGTGTTTACGTTAGCCAGGTTGTTGGCAATCACATCAAGCTTTAATTGCTGAGCCTGCATGCCGGTGGCCGCGGACCATAAACTCCTTATCATTTTCTCCTCCTTAGGTTCTTCCGTAGGTCTCAATCATGCGGCTGGTGTTATCCCCAAGCCTCTGGATAGACTTCTGAATGGCTTCAAAGTGCCGCTGGATTTCTATTAGCTTCACCATTTCTACCAGGGGCTCAACATTTGAATCTTCTATATATCCCTGACGCAGATCTGGATTTTCTACAGGTATTTCCTGGGCCCCTTCTTTGGCCACGAAAAGGTTCTCACCGTATTTTTTAAGAACTGAAGGATCGGAAAAAGTGACCACATCAAGGCGGCCGATTTCCGTGCCGTCAATGGCAATGACACCTGAGGCGTCAACCTGAAAGCGAACGTTATCAAGGGTAGCCAGGCCACCTTGGGCAAGCCCCGGGTCAATGACGATAGGCGCTCCATCAGCCAGCACAGGATAGCCCTGCGCGGTTACCAGTCGATGCTCGGCATCCAGGCGAAAGTTGCCGGCCCGGGTGTAGGCAATGCCGTTTGGCGTCTCTACCTTAAAAAAGCCCTCGCCCCCAATGGCGATGTCAAAGGGATTTCCCGTATGCTCAAGCGGGCCCTGTCGAAAATCCGTCTTAGGTGTCACTTCCTTGAACGCGCGCCAGTCATCAGGAGACCTAAAGGGAAACTTACGCATAAGCACTTCGCGAAAACCGAGGACATCTCGCCTGTAACCCGGCGTAGAAACATTGGCCAAGTTGTTGGCCGTAACATCAAGGCGCCTGATAATTAAGCGCCCACCCTCTAAGGCCTCAAGCAAACCAAGCTGGGGATTAACTTTTATCGCCATCATCGGGAAATGCTTATGCAAACCCGGTGCCATATGTTTTGTCAAAATTTCCGCCTGTCCCCAATTTTTTGCTTTCGGCTAGCAGCTAGCTGGCATTTGTTGAATAAGAGAGTGCTTCGTCGCGCATTCGCGCTCTTCGCAGTGACAAAATGGCTGATGGCTAAAGGCTAATGGCTGGAGGGCAAAATTTTTCGCCTGTCCCTAATTTTCTAATTTTTTCGCCTGTCCCCATTTCTGCTAGGAAAAATTTTCCTAGTGGGCAAATATTTCCGACACATTACTTCTTTACTTCTTGAAATTGTTTTTCAGAAGCGTTAGAGTTTAAACAAACCTTAAGGAGGAAAATTTATGAGAATAGCTATCACGGCCCAAGGGCCAACACTTGATTCCCCATTTGACATGCACTTTGGCAGAGCTCCCTACTTTATCCTGTTTGATACCGATACCGGTGAATGGCAAGCAGTAGAAAACCAGGCGGCTATGGCCCCTCAGGGTGCAGGAATTGCTGCCGCTAATTTCCTAGCCGAAAACGGCATAGATACCCTGGTAACCGGCCAGTGTGGCCCCAAGGCCTTTGCGGTCTTAAACGCCGCGGGAATAAAAGTAGCTCAGGCGCAGGCAGGCACGGTAAAAGAGGCTATTGAGGCCTTTAAGCAAGGCAAAGTCTCTTTTTTAGAAACTCCGTCAGTTGAAGCTCACTTTGGAGGCAGAGCCGGCATAGGGCGCGGTATGGGAGGCGGTTTTGGTGGAGGCTTTGGCGGTGGAGGCGCAGGCCGGGGAAGAGGCCAGGGCGGCGGCCGAGGCCAAGGAGGCTGTGGTGGTCGTGGCCAGGGTGGTGGCCGTGGTCTTGGTGGCGGAGCCTGTCGTCGTGGCGGAAAAGGCCGGGGAGGCTTTTAAGAGCGATGGTTATCGCCGTAGCTAGCGGTAAAGGCGGGACAGGCAAAACCACTGTTTCAGTGGCTCTGGCCGAGGCCCTATCAGCCAGGCTCCTTGACGCTGACGTTGAGGAGCCAAATGCCCATCTTTTTCTGCACCCGGAAATCGCCGAAGAAACACCCGTTTATCGCATGGTCCCAAGCGTAGATGAAAAGCGGTGCACCTTCTGTGGCGAATGTAAAAAAATATGCCGCTTTAACGCCATAACCGTCTTTCCAGGGACAGTACTTGTTTTTCCAGAACTCTGCCACGGTTGCTACGGCTGTTTAGAGGTATGCCCTGAAAATTGTATCACTGAAGCGCAGCTACCTTTAGGAAGAATACTTGCCGGAAAGGCCCAAGAAGTATTTTTGGCTTACGGCGAACTAAAACTGGGAGAAGCTATGGCTTCTCCTTTGATAAAGGAACTTAAGGCGCGCTACCTTGTTCCTCAAGGACTAAACATTTTGGACTGCCCTCCAGGGGCGGCCTGCCCTGTACTCACCGCAGTTCACGGATCAGATTTTTGTTTACTTGTTACAGAACCAACGCCTTTTGGCTTACACGATTTAAAGCAGGCCGTCTGTGCCTTTGAAAGTATGAACTTGCCTATGGGTGTGGTGGTGAACCGGGCCCGCGAGCCTTACGGCCCTCTTAATGACTTCCTGAGGAGTAAGAATATTCCGATTTTACTTGAAATCCCCGAAGAAAGGGCCATTGCCGAGGCTTATGCCCGGGGAAAGACCTTAATACAGGCCAAACCAGAAATGCGCGAAGTTTTTAAAAATTTATACACACGGATAGAGGCCCTGTTATGAAAGAAATTCTCGTGCTTAGCGGAAAAGGCGGGACAGGCAAAACTACGGTTTGTGCCGCTTTGGCTGTGTTATTAAAAGGGGAAAAGGTTCTGGCTGACGCCGACGTTGACGCCGCCAACCTGGCTTTGTTTCTGAAAGCTCAAACATTAGAAAAAGAGCCTTTCAAGTCCGGCTGGGAGCCGGTAAAAAACGAAGACCTCTGCACCTCTTGTGGCATATGCCTTGAAAAGTGCCGCTTTGAGGCCGTACGCGAAGACTTTTCTATTGACTCATTTTTATGTGAGGGCTGTGGGGTATGTGCCTGGTTCTGCCCAGAAAAAGCCATCAGCATGGAAGAAAAAGAAGTAGGGGAATTAATGTATTCCGAAACAAAATACGGGCCTCTGGTTCACGCAGAGCTTTATCCAGGTGAAGAAAACTCTGGAAAGCTGGTAATCGGAGTCAAAAGAAAGGCTCAAGAGATAGCCAAACAAGAAAACGCCGATTTAATCCTGATAGATGGCTCACCTGGAGTGGGTTGCCCGGTAATTGCCTCCCTTTCGGGAGTTGATGCGGTGCTTATGGTCGCTGAACCCACCATAGCCGGGCTTCACGACTTAAAAAGGCTCAAAGGACTGCTAGATCACTTTTCCATTCCCGGCTATCTCATTGTCAACAAGGCTGACTTAAATCCCGATATGACCCAAAAGTTACTCTGCGAGGAAACAGGTTTTAAGCCGCTGGGTTCTATTCCTTATGACCCGGATGTTTACGGAGCCATTCACGCGGCCACACCTTTACCTGAATACTCAGAGGGACAGGCAACTCAGGCCCTTAAAAAAATAACTACAAAAATAGAAAACATAATTTTATAGGAGGTAAGAGATGAAAGTAGCCGTACCCATTGAAGGCGAAATGATTGCCGAACATTTTGGCCATGCACCCCAGTTTGCCATTTATACCGTTGATGGTGATGTTTTGAAAAAAGAAATTCTGGTTCCCCCTCCGCATGAGCCAGGAGTAATCCCTCAGTGGCTCTCAAGCCTTGGCGTTGACTGTATCCTCTGCGGTATGTTAGGGCAAAGAGCTGTGGCCTTTTTTGAAGAATTTGGCATCAGAGTGGTATCAGGCGTACCCCCTATGCCCGCTGATGAGGCCGTAGCCCGGTTTCTGGCCGGCTCTTTGAGAGTTACTCCCAGGTTCTGTGGCGGTGGCCATGGCCACGGCTGCGGTGGGCACGGTCACGGACTATAAAAATTAAGGACAGGCAAAAAATGCCTGCCCCTTTTTGATTGTATTTTTGCCCCCAAATTAATAAAATATGGACACCTGTTTAATTTTGGGGGCAAAATGAAGAAATACACGTATCCTTTGGCCCGTTTAGGTATTCTAGGCGGCGGCCAATTGGGCAAGATGATGGCCCAGAAGGCCAAAAAAATGGGCTTTTACGTCACGGTTTTAGACCCAACTCCAGGAGCCCCAGCGGCCCAGGTCTCAGATAAACAAATTATTGGCGATTTTCACGATGCGGAAAAGATTAGAGAGCTCGTTGAACAAAGTGACGTCACCACTTATGACCTGGAACACGTAAACACAAAGGCCCTAAAAGAGCTCCTAAAAGAAGGCCACCGAATTTACCCCAGCCCTCATCTCCTTGAAGTTATCCAGGACAAGTTCAAACAAAAAGAACTGCTTTTGCGCCTTGGCGCCCCGCTTCCTAAATTCAAAAAAGTAAAAACTAAAGAAGAGCTTTCTTCTTTTGGTTTCCCTGTGGTGCAAAAGGCCTGTAGGGGAGGCTATGACGGCCGCGGTGTAGCAGTTTTAAAAAGCCCGGAAGATATAGAAAAAGCCTTACCAGGCGAAACCTATATTGAAGAGTTCGTGGAATTTGAAAAAGAGCTGGCGGTAATCGTGGCTCGGGGAGTGAGCGGCGAACTCAAGGTTTACCCCGTGGTGGAGATGGTCTTTGACGAAAGGGCTAATATCTGCGATTTGGTTATGGCTCCGGCTCGCATAGATAACAGTTTGGCTAAAGAAGCCCAGGAAATAGCCTTGGACCTCGCCCAAAAAATGGAAATAGTAGGCGTTCTGGCGGTAGAGATGTTCTTAACCAAAGATAAGCGTGTTTTGGTAAATGAACTTGCCCCGCGGCCTCACAACTCTGGCCATTACACCATTGAGGCCTGTGCTACCTGCCAGTTTGAACAACATATTCGGGCTATCACCGGTCTCCCCCTCGGCTCCACGAGACTTTTGTCACCAGCGGTAATGATTAACCTTCTTGGCGAAGAAGGCTACGAGGGGCCACCTGTTATTGAAGGGCTAGAAGAAGCCCTATCAATCCCTGGGCTTTCTTTCCACTTTTACGGCAAAAAGATAACCCGGCCTTTCAGGAAAATGGGCCACGTAACTATTGTTGATGATGACCTTGAACGGGCCATTGAAAACGTAGAAAAAGTCAAAAAGTTTTTAAAGATTAAAGCGGAGGAAAAGGCATGAAAAAGGCGCTAGTAGGTATAATCATGGGAAGTGACTCGGACCTCCCGATCATGAAACAGGCCGCTGATATGCTAGAAGATTTTGATATTCCATATGAAATCACCATTGTTTCCGCTCATCGCACCCCGGAAAGGATGTTTCACTACGCCAAAGAAGCCGAAGAACGTGGGCTTGAAGTAATCATCGCCGGTGCCGGAGGAGCAGCCCATTTGCCCGGTATGGTGGCTTCTATCACTCCTTTACCGGTAATCGGCGTGCCGGTTAAAACCTCTTCACTGAGCGGGCTTGATTCTTTACTTTCCATTGTGCAAATGCCAGCGGGGGTACCAGTGGCTACGGTAGCCATAAACAACGCCAAAAACGCAGGGCTTATGGCTGCCGAGATTTTGGGCGTAAAATATCCGGAAATCAGGCAAAAAATTAAAGAATACAAAGAGGGCCTGCGTAAGATGGTGGAAGAAAAGGCCCAAAAACTTGAAGAATCTGGAGCAGAAAAATACTTACAAAGTTATATGAAAAAGGGCTAACCATTTAGACGATCAAGAAATTCGTTTATAGTGAACAGGCTAATTAAAGAAAGGCCCTGGGCCTTAATAGCTTCAAGGCCGCCTTCTTCACGATCAACCAAAGCTACCACGGCAAGAACTTCAAGGCCTGCGTCTCTTGCCCTGGACACAGCCTTTAAGCTCGAACCTCCAGTGGTAACTACATCTTCAAGGATAACCGCCTTCATCCCCTTTTTAACAGCCCCTTCAATGAAATTTTGCGTCCCGTGGCCTTTGGCCTCCTTGCGAACGATAAATCCCTCAAGCGGAGTGCCTTCTAGCCCGGCTTGGAAACAGACAGCAGAAACCAGAGGATCCGCTCCCAAGGTAAGGCCCCCTACGGCCTCGGGAGTAAAGTTTTTAACTTCCTGCCACATAAGTTTACCAATTAAGGGAAGGGCCTCGGCGCAAAGGGTAGTTTTTTTACAGTCAAGGTAGTACGGGCTGATTTTACCTGAGGCCAGGCGAAACCCTTCTGGCCGATATAAAAATGACCTCTCAAAAAGGAGTTCAAATAGTTTTTGCCTTTCGTTTTGCATAAAACCCGCTCCTATTTTATATCATTTGAGTCTCTGCCCCCTGGATGCCAGGAGTACCAAAATCAGAAACTATTTCTGTGCCCACGCCCTGGTCAGTAAAGATTTCAAGTAAAATAGCGTGTGGTACCCGGCCGTCAATGATGTGGGCCTTTTGGGCACCGGCTCTTAAGGCCTTTCGCGCGCTTTTCAGCTTGGGAATCATCCCCCCTTTGGCTATGCCTTTTTCAATTAGTTGCCCGACCTGAGAGATGGAAAGAGTAGAAATAAGTTGGCCATTTTCGTCTTTTACGCCCTCAACATCGGTTAGATAGATGACCTTTTCCGCTTTAAGGGCTCCGGCAATAGCGCCGGCTACTAAGTCAGCGTTGATGTTATAGGCCTCACCGTCAGGCCCCACGCCTACCGGGGCAATTACCGGAAGAAACCCTTTTTCCATAAGGGTTTCTATTACCTCGGGGTTTATCTTTTTTACTTTACCAACGCGGCCAATGTCTATTATTTCTGGAGGGCGATCTTCGCCCGAGTAGCGATATATTTTCATCTTTTCCGCTACTACTAGCTGGCCATCTCTTCCCGAAAGCCCAACAGCCCGGCCGCCGTGACGATTAAGAAGGCCTACGATACTTTTATTGACTGTCCCCACCAGCACCATTTCCACCACACTCATGGTGGCTTCGTCTGTAACACGCTGGCCTTCAATGAAAACGGGCTTTATGCCCATTTTAGCCATCACTTCACTTATTTGAGGACCTCCGCCGTGAACGAGAACAGGGCGCAGACCTACGTATTTCATAAGGACTATGTCTTGAGCAAAAGCCTCTTTTAATTCCTCGCTTACCATGGCGTGCCCGCCATATTTAATGACAATGGTCTTGCCGTAAAAACGCTTGAGATAAGGAAGGGCCTCAATAAGAACCTTCGCCCTTATTTCGTTGGTAACTTCCACTTTCGCCTCTCTCCTTCCTTTTCTTTCTGTTCTGTAATTTCTATTTCCGGAATCCAGCTTCGTAATCCTACCAGATCTAACCGGAAGAGCCAATCAAGATTGGGAGATTGGGGACAGGCGAAATTTTTAAGCCCAGGCAAAATTGTTCCGATAAAAGGGACAGGCGAAAAAATTTTTTAAGGAGGTTTTTAATTATGCCTAGAATTCCTCGCTTGCTTACCAATAATCCTAAAGCCGCTTATCATGTAATTTCGCGCACAGCCTTACCTGGCCACAATGTGCTTGGACCTGAAGAAAAAGACTACCTGCTAAAACTCATCCGCTGGCTCTCACAGGTCTATTTCGTTGAAGTCTACGGCTTTGCCATCATGGGGAACCACTTTCACCTACTCTGCCGTATGCTACCTGAAGACTATTTCTCTGACGAAGAAGTGAAACGCCGCATAAGGCTTTACTATGGTGATAAGCGCAAAATTTTTTTCTACGAAGAGCTGATTGAGAAATGGCGCAAGCGTCTGGCTGGCCTTTCCCGCTATGTTCAAGATATTAAACAACGGTTTTCGCGCTGGTATAATCGGCGCGTTGACCGCAAAGGTTACTTCTGGGCTGACAGATTTAAGTCCGTAATTATAGAAACCGGTGAGGCCTTGCTTAACTGCCTGGCCTACATAGAACTCAACCCAGTACGAGCCGGAATCGTAGAAGAGCCAGAGGATTACCGCTGGTGCTCGCTGGGATACAGGGCAAGATTAGGGACAGGCGAAAAAAGTTTTCTATCATTAGATCTAGGTCTCTCCTCCTATGCTGGCAAGTCCGAGCAAGAAAAATTCAAACTCTATCAGGAATTTGTTCACGGCAAAGGCGGAATCGGAGAACAGGAAAAGTTTAACAAGGCCAAAGAGTTTACCTATCGAACACGATATTTTACAGAAAGTCTCATAATCGGCTCAAAACGTTTTATAAACGAAGCTAGTCAAAAAATCAAAAAACTATTTTCTAAAAAGCGAGAAAAAGCCATTCCAAATAGCGAAATATATTCATTTTGATGGGTATTTTGCCTATAAGTCTTTGGAAATTGTTTTAAGAATCTTTGATTTCCACTTAAGCGAAATCAAGAATTTTCATCTTAAAAGGTGAATAAATAATAATCATTACATATCTTCACAAAATTTAGTTATACTTGGGGCCATGAAGGTTATCTTGGAAGCAGGCCCTTTTAGTTTCAGCTGCCAGCAGCGCAAACTTTACGAAAATGTCAATATAATCCTCTACGAAAACGATTTTGTTCATTTAAAAGGTCCTTCAGGGACAGGCAAAAGCACTCTATTGCGCCAAATAGTGGGACTAGAAAAATATGCCCAAAACGTTAAAAGAATTCTAAGTAACGTCCAATATCCACCTAGAAATCTTACTAAATTTAGAAGTCAGTGTGTTTATCTTGATCCAGAATGCCCGATGCTTGAAGGCTCTCTTCGTGAAAACTTGCTATTTCCTTACCAATTCAAAGTAAACTGTCATCGCCAGCCCACTATGAACCCTGAAATAATTCTAAAGAAACTTGGCCTGTCCCAAAACCTTGATACCGAAACGGTTTATCTTTCCACTGGAGAAAAAGAGCGCCTGTCCCTAGTAAGAGCTCTGCTGTTTAACCCGCAAGTTATCCTTGCTGACGAGCCTTTTTCAGGACTTGACTCCGAAAACTTTGAAATAACCTTTGAGTTGCTCTATGAGTTTTCCCAAAGACCAGGGAAAGCCGTATTATATGTTAGCCACGCCGAGTTACCTAAAAAGACTAAAACTCTGTTCCTAAACAACGGAGAGCTTAAGGAAATTCCATGAGCCAATTTATAAGTCTTACTCCTTTTGACATAGCTTTAGCCTCTGGATTTATTCTTTTAGCTAGCGGCCTGTCCCTGTACTTGCGCCTCGGGGTAGAAAAAAAGCTCTTTATAGCTGCATTCCGTACTATTGTTCAGCTTTCTTTGGTAGGGTTTGTACTAGAGGCTATCTTTTCTTTAAAAAGCCCCATTTTGGTAATCTCGCTCCTCTTTTTTATGGCCCTTGTGGCCGGGCGAGAAGCCGCAGCCCGCAGCCGCAAGCGCTACGCTTATATGTTTTTTGACACTACACTTTCCATGAGCCTCTCGGCATTCATAGTAGGTGTTATTGTCACTCAAATCATTTTAGGCGTAAAACCCTGGTATCATCCCCAGTATGTCATTCCTTTAATTGGTTTGATTCTGGGAAATTCCTTGAATGGTATATCTCTTGCCCTTGATACTTTTGTTGATTACCTGCTATCTCGAAAAAGCGAGATAGAACTTTTCTTAGCGTATGGCGCTAGTCGCCAAGAGGCTATGAACCGGGCCTTTAGGGCTGCCGTGACCAAAGGCCTGGTACCAATTATAAACGCCATGTCAGTAGCCGGCATAGTATCTCTTCCCGGTATGATGACTGGCCAAATCCTTGCCGGAGCCCCTCCTCTTCAGGCCGTGGCCTATCAAATACTCGTGATGTTCATGCTTGCTGGTGCCTACGCCATCGGTGCAATATGCGTAGTTTGGTTGGCTGGAAGAAGGCTATTTTCTTCTGAGCCCCGTTTCAAAAAAGAAATTTTAAAAAATTGAAATTTCGCCTGTCCCCTTAACTTTTTTTCGCCTGTCCCTAATTTTTTACTAATTTTTTAGCAAGTTCTTCGCCTTCTGGGGGGAAACAGTTCAAAAGCTTTCTAAGAGAAGCCAAAGCTATAGGAATATAGCGGCTAAACCAGGTCTTACCCTCTCGGCTCAACTTGGCAAAGGCCCCCAGGGCCTGAAAATTTCTAAAAAGAGCGAGCGCCCAAAACGCCTTTTCGGTAACTAAACCTGGAAATCCATTTTGAAATTTACTAAGCCAAATGGAAATCTCTTCAAAAGTAAGCCCCTGGTACGGATCAATCAAAAAAGAAGCTAGGTCATAGGCTGTTGGCCCGATTCTCATTCCTTGAAAATCTATCATCCAAATGGTCCCGTTTTTCACCATTAGATTACGTGACTGAAAATCCCTATGAAGTAAAGAAAAAAAATTTACATACCTTTTGGCTTTCTCCCATAAACCTCTGAGCAGAGGTTCTATCTCTTCGTCATCAAGGCCCATATATCCCTTTACAAAAGAATCCTGGAAATAAAGGGCCTCCTTTTCCCACATTAAGGTCTCATCGTAAAAAAGGGTATCTAAAACGTATTCCCGAGGGAAAGCCGGCTTAATTTCCCTTAGCTGGGCAAGAATTTCAAAAACTTGTGGGAAAAGACTAAAGCGCTTCTCTTTGGTTAAATCTTCAAGTCGAATATCACCAAGGTCTTCTACCAGTATAAAACCTCTGGCCTCATCGTAATCATAAATAGCTGGCACAGGAAGGCCATTTTCCCTCAAGAATTCGCCAATCTTTACATAAGAACGGGATTCTTTTAGGCCAAATTTTCCTGGCTGAGGGCAAATAAGTATCAAAGAATCATTTTTCCGTAAAAGTCGATAAAAATTTCTGGCCGAACCATCTCCAGTGAGGGGGATAATCTGGTCGCAAGAAATCCCCTTTCTTCGCAAATAGTCAACTACTTCTGACATGGCCCTTTCTCAGGGATAAAAAGCGTATCAGAAAAACTTCCTGAAGGAATAATTGCTCCCTGCCAGGCTACCACTCGCTTCAACTTGGCTGGCAAAGCAATTTTTACCCTTTGTTCAATAAAAACCCAGTCTTCTAAAAGGAGATCTCGAGTCTTAATTTCTTCTGGTAGCACAAACGGAGAAATTGGCATAGGGAGTCCGTAAAATGAAGCCCTTTTTTTGAGAAGATCCTCGTGAACCTCTAGATAAGAAGACAAACTCCCGATATCGCGCCAGTAAAAGCCAGCCACTACCTGACAGTTGATTTGGCTACCCTCAGCTAACAAACGTGTATAAGTGGGGACTAAATCCCGGTCTCCTTCTCGCAAACGGGCTACCAATTCCGGAGTAATTACCTGAAGCCCGGTAAAAGTATAGCCTCCTTCTCCAAAGCCTTTAAGCCTTTCTCCCTCAACTAGCACATTGGCCAAAGATTTTCCCGCCATTAGCAAAAGAGTAGCCTCACCGCCAAATCTTTTATGGGCGCTAAGAAGAGTATTAAATGGAAAATTCGTAACTATATCAGCGTTTATCACCAGGGTAGGTTCACTAAAAAAACCTCTCGCTCCGTAAAGGGCACCAGTTGGCCCCAGGACCTCTGGCTCACGATAAACTTTAAAAGTTACTTCTGGATGGGATTTAGCGTATTTTTTAACAAAATTTTCAATTTGAGAGGCAAGATGATGGGTATTTAACCCGATGACAGAAAAAGCAGCCCGTCTGAGTTCATCAAAAATGAGGCCAAGAATGGGTTTACCGAGAACATGGAAAAGAGGCTTGGGGACAAAACGGGTATAAGGGAGAAGGCGCGTGCCCAGCCCTGCGGCCAAAACAAAGGCCCGTCTCCCCATTTAGGCTTACGCCTTTTTCTTTTCAATCTCTTCTTTAGCTTCAGCTTCTATGTTTTCACCTTCGCGGAGCCCCTCTTTAAAGGCCCTTATACCTTTACCAAGGCCTGCACCAATTTCAGGAAGCCTTTTGGCTCCAAAAAGGACCAAAGCAATAAGAAGAATAATTAAAAGTTCTTGAGAGCCAAGTCCAAACATAAGCCCC from Thermodesulfatator indicus DSM 15286 harbors:
- a CDS encoding aminoglycoside phosphotransferase family protein, producing MSEVVDYLRRKGISCDQIIPLTGDGSARNFYRLLRKNDSLILICPQPGKFGLKESRSYVKIGEFLRENGLPVPAIYDYDEARGFILVEDLGDIRLEDLTKEKRFSLFPQVFEILAQLREIKPAFPREYVLDTLFYDETLMWEKEALYFQDSFVKGYMGLDDEEIEPLLRGLWEKAKRYVNFFSLLHRDFQSRNLMVKNGTIWMIDFQGMRIGPTAYDLASFLIDPYQGLTFEEISIWLSKFQNGFPGLVTEKAFWALALFRNFQALGAFAKLSREGKTWFSRYIPIALASLRKLLNCFPPEGEELAKKLVKN
- a CDS encoding nucleotidyltransferase family protein, coding for MGRRAFVLAAGLGTRLLPYTRFVPKPLFHVLGKPILGLIFDELRRAAFSVIGLNTHHLASQIENFVKKYAKSHPEVTFKVYREPEVLGPTGALYGARGFFSEPTLVINADIVTNFPFNTLLSAHKRFGGEATLLLMAGKSLANVLVEGERLKGFGEGGYTFTGLQVITPELVARLREGDRDLVPTYTRLLAEGSQINCQVVAGFYWRDIGSLSSYLEVHEDLLKKRASFYGLPMPISPFVLPEEIKTRDLLLEDWVFIEQRVKIALPAKLKRVVAWQGAIIPSGSFSDTLFIPEKGPCQK
- the tatA gene encoding twin-arginine translocase TatA/TatE family subunit, translated to MFGLGSQELLIILLIALVLFGAKRLPEIGAGLGKGIRAFKEGLREGENIEAEAKEEIEKKKA